The following DNA comes from Rosa rugosa chromosome 5, drRosRugo1.1, whole genome shotgun sequence.
tattttgtttgtttatcCTTTTTAGGTTACTTCTGGCTGTTTATGTCCATTGTGTTCATTCTTTTTCAACATTTTTAATGTGGCTTCCTTTCTGTGCAGTCTTCAACATATGGAAAAGTGCTTCTTGTTGATGGCATCATTCAGCTACTATTCAGTGGTGCGAGCTTATGTTCATATTGCTAAATCTACCATGAACTGCAAAGCATATCTGGGTTTAGGAGGCTTTTCAAAAAAGGGATTGGCCACTTTATTGATAAGTAAGGTTTTGCATATAGTGGCTCCCATAGAATGATGTGCCTTATTTTGGCTCGATTTGGCTGCATAAGTCTGTCCCAGGGATCATATTATGGAATGGCTAACATGAACTTCTGTGTGGTCAAATATATTATCACTATATAGTGTAAAAGTAAATATTGCCCCTATTATTACTGACTAGTCCGGTCCCTTCTTCCTCTGTGGAATTGCAAGTTCTGTTGTTCATTCTTTCATTTTGATGTTTCTTATGTCTTCTTACCCGCATTTACTTGTAGTACACACAAGCTTTTACTCTTTCCTTCTCTTATGCTAACCTTGTACATGTGTCTG
Coding sequences within:
- the LOC133708144 gene encoding diphosphomevalonate decarboxylase MVD1, peroxisomal-like; translated protein: MEKCFLLMASFSYYSVVRAYVHIAKSTMNCKAYLGLGGFSKKGLATLLIIFALGKLMNKKEDQSQLSAIARQGSGSASEET